The Neurospora crassa OR74A linkage group V, whole genome shotgun sequence sequence CAGTCATTCTTGGCAAGCGGGATTATTGCACCAACTATTCCGTCCAAATGTGCAATGATTCGGCTCAGAGGCATCCAATTCACTGATGAGTGAGACCGGCTACTCGATCTCATGCCGTATTTCCATCTCAGCTTGTATCGTATCCCTACCCTTGCCTGGATTATCAAGATCCTGTTTGCGTGGGAAGAAATTGGCTCGCGAAAGAGTGACACTGTTAACCTGGTAGTAGTGTACGGTACCATCTACGAGCGTAACGCGTGTCACCCCAATCATGGATGTGTCGCCGAAGATGTGCAAAAACACACGTACACTACTCCAAAGCTGAATGAATTTCCCAAGGAACTTAGCACCAATGGTACATCATGCAAGTGACGGAACACCCTCAACCAACGTCAACATTCAGTCCGTAGCATCTCAGTGGATGTTTGTTTCGAAATGATCATCAGTCGAAGAGCCACAACCGCTGCGCTGAGACAAGCAGATCAACCTATCAAAACTCATCGACAGCATCAAGAAGATCTTTCCGCAGTCCCGATGACCGAAATAGAAGACCGAAAGCCTTGAAAGATGCAAAGGCTGGCTGAGCGAACTGACATGCTTACTAAAGTCGTGTAACTGATCAATCTTTTCGTTCAGTCACGCAATAAGGGCCCAACAGCCCGGTAAACCTCGGTTACATCCCGTCTTCTGTTCAACCACACACCTTCTGAACAAGGCTACCGTGACATCCCGTCATCTAACTCATCCATGTTCATCGTCGTTGGTCAGGCACGGGTGGGGGAGGTGACTTGGGGagcaggaagaaaaaaaataagataaaaaaataaaataaaaagaggaCAGATCCCGGTCGCCTCGGCGAGCCGCACACCTTATCGACACGGAGATCATATACGTACCTGGAAATGTACCGTTTGATAATTTCATGACCTCCGTTTGTCTCACCATTACGcagtacatacactacatacgCTGTTACCTACCGTAAATCTTACCTACCTTGTGGTGGCTTGCCTAGCAAATCCAAATCCAAGGCCACGGATCAGACTAGACTAGCAAGAAGACTAGTGTTCCTGACCAAAGTGACTGGTCATTCCTATTCATTCCCATCCCACTCgcgtgccgccgccgctgtcACATCCACTTAAAAGACGACTGAGACATTTTCGTCCCCTTAGTCTCCTAAAAGGCATATGCATGGAAAGCGGAAACATTCCCGCTTACCTACCCACGCCCATGCCGCCTGTCTTCTCAATTTGCCAACCTCGAACCCACCGACACGGTCccgggctgctgctgctgccaagaTATGTGATCGGGGAACTACAAGGTGTGTGTGGCCCGGGGTGGTGAAGAAATTGTCACATGGCAAATGGAGGAAAGGGACGGGATGGTGGGAGGGACTGTGGGAGAAGACCTACTAACGAGACCTTGAGAAGAGACCGGTCAGTCGGTCAGAATTGGGAGGGCTAGCAGACTGGGTAGGTACTTGGCTCTAACCTGCCTGCAAATGAAAATTGTACACTAGTTGTAACTGGCTAAAGGTTGACTTGACTTTGACCAGGTGATGGAAATAGCTATGGCCGTGGCCATGACCGATTGGCCATCCGTGATCGGTGATACCACAGGTCGCGTTGAGTACCAGCTGAGTAACCTTTTAAAGTCTTGGACAACATAGTATACTGCGTACACTAGTGAGAATACCGTAGGTATGCTTGGGAgcagaggtacgtacctacgaCCAGGTTCAGTCGCAAGGATTGTTTTATTATACTCGACGTTGAGATGTTtggactacactacacaccaTTTAGAGCCGAGGTAAGTGCGATGGAAAGAACACCCCTGCTGAACATCGAGTGGTGATCAAACGGCCGGCGGTAGGTACGGCATCCCCCATCCCTACACTCATCGACGTAGTATAGAGTCTAGCTACTCCTCGGCCGATTTTCACGGCGGTTTGCGCATATTGTCGGTTTAAGGAATTATTTACAATTTGATACTGGACAATAGAGCATTGTATCCATCAACTTTATTGGAATGTTTCAAAGAGTAGTTTCCTATCACCAATATTTACTGTCAATGTAATCCGGGCAGTGGCGGAGTCCGTGGTGACTTGCTGGTTGCGATTGCTGTCTGGTTGAGCGACATCCTAGGTAGCATCGgtcagtaggtaggtatcaacGACTTGCTTGATATAGTGCACAATCGACCAAAACACTCTAATATCAAACATGTCGAGCGGCACTTCGAcgattatatagtatagatgTCAGAACAAGGTCTACTGAAGTCTCGCTGACATGTAAGCGAGTAGAGTCTTTGGGATCATGTTGGCGTCTGACAGGAGTTACGTGTAAGTGGAAGAAGTCTATTTACGTTGGGAGACACTCGCTAAACCTTTTCCCTGCCTTAGCCTTGAATTCTTTACATGCATTGTCATGTAGTTGTCGTTGAGTGGTTTGTCTGAACATCTGTAGATTGacatgtaggtaggtacgtgtAAGCAAACTCTTCAGTAGGGTGAGTTAATGGCATTGTTTTACTTTGATATTCGAGCCTTAGTGTAGTTAAGGCTCTAGTTGCGCATTGACGAGAGCAAGATATATATACACGTGACACGGCAATTATGAAGGAAGCGAGTCACTGAAATATCTCTGGAGAGCTGTTATCAAGAAAAATACGGCACAGAGGAAGTACGTAGTGATCGTGTTACAGGACCCTGGGACATCCAACATACAGCTTCACGTCCAAGGGGGTGCAAACCTGATCTTTAAGTCACTGTATTTTCAACTGTCTATGTTCGTAACTACTATGTAGAGCGTGGTTTCTAGGTGGATCATGTTCGGTCACGACTCTATCATTTACGTTAACTCAACGGTTACCAACAATTCTCAGAGTCATGAGACAAGACAGTGACCAAACGTCAGCTGTGACTCGGTTGTAACTCCCAGAGTCAACAGTTATGAAACCAGCAAAGTTTTGCACATATATGATTGACTGCGTTTGCTCTGGTACGGTTTTCGTATACAAGGCCTCATACGATCTTTTTTATACCCAGAAATGTCACTAATCCACTAACTATCCAGACCTGAGTTGCAACTGGCCTTGAGGGTCTCGAATTGAGTTTTAGTTGGGTAGTTGAGTGGGGTTAAGTTGGTCATGTAGGTTAAATGAATTCCAAGCGTTGCATGGAAACCGTACAAGAACAAACGTAGCCTCAAAACGGCATCAGGAACGACTTTCCAACATTCATCTTGTCTGTACCCGACCCGACTTCCATGCTCAAATCTCCACTTATTCTTGTCAGTGTTCAACAAGTGTATTGTTCCCTTACCTATCTTGGAAGGTACTATCTCGCTGTACTGGAAGCTGATAGCTCCTTCCGTGATAAGGTAGTCAAAGATGAAACGCTTTCCCTGAAAGTGGCTACCCCCGGATGGCCGTAAGTGGAAAGAACATCCAGACTCGTGAAAACTTTTCACCATGCAGAGCTGCAGAACGAACTTTGGGAAAGGTGGAAGGTGCAAGCCGCTCATCTTTCCAAGCGTAATTAGCGGCCCTGTTCGATCTTGGTCAACTCGGCATTGAGTGTACAGCTTTCAGGAAACAGTGCTACACCACCGGTAGTTTATCCACCTGGGCGTTGTCTGTGACAGTTTGATTTAGTGCATGGTCTTCAATGTTCGATATTGGGAGGCCCACCGTCTTGCTAGGTAATAAACAAAAGTAGACTAAAGTGTCACACAAGCTTCGGTTGCAACCGTGTAGTGTCTTCTCTGAGCTTGAGACTCATAAATCGTAGGAATTCGGCAATTCGTATTCCAGACCTGCAGCAACTTTTTTCGACTCTGCTATATACTTGATGCTTCAAGTAGAGTTAACGTCGCGGCAATAGACTGTACGATTCTCTAGTGAATACCCAATGATGAGGCAAGCGCGCTGCTCTAACTGAATGAAGTCGACAGAACTTTGGCTGGGCTAGGACATTCCCTGCAGGCCTGGAATTCGACTTTTCGAGTTTCTGCGATATCTAATGACCATGGCGTAACGATACCTACTCAACCTCTCCCAGCTATTATAACCCGTACAATATACGCCAGCAAAGGGGAAGCCTAGATGGATTCACAGCTCAATTCTCCCATACACTTCTAGCTGTAAGCCGCATTCGACACTCGCATCCCACACCCGGATACTTCTCGTCAAGATCTCAGTAGGGGCTTACGTGAGTATATCAACACCTTCAGGACACTGCCTCATTGTTCCACGCCTAGACACAATCACGAAAAACCGATGATCAGCAGCTTCTACTCCCTCCCTGCTCATACTGGCAACATCAAAGTTTCAATCCAAAATTCCATCACCACTAGACTTATGTCCAAGCTGACAAACTCGATCATTACAAATATCGGTTCcatgcccttcttctcttccacaGTCGGTAGTAAAACTCTAGTGTCCAGCACCGGTAAATAGGCCGTTACTCCGGCCAAAAGTTGCTCAGAGCGTTGCCAGGATCAGGAACAGCAAGTGACTTACTTGGTACTTATCAGATCCCGCGATTTTCATGCCATGGCAGTGACAAGGGAGCGACAACTGATAGTATGCCATCAAAGTCACAACACTACAAGCATACCGTTGCACCAGAGCTGAAGGTGTCTTGTCCCCCCTAGACAGAAGACCTCACTCCCTTTTCCCGGCCCTCACGCCCCATCCCGTCTCTCCCGTCTTCCCAGTCACTTGCCCCTCGCTTCTTCGTGCCTTCGTGCCATGTGTCAAACCGCGAGTATCCTTGACATTCAAGCCGACATGCTGTCAAAGGAGTCGTACCGCGCACGTATCGATACTTTGAGTACGCTCTCCGTTTTCGATCTCTGTACCGGCACTCCCCGTGTTTCGCTGCTGTCACGTCATggacaacccccccccccccccccctccccttcccccgtCGATGCCGTCTCACCCCTGGGTGTTCCTTTTCTCGTATCGGTACTTCCTCTGTTGAACTCCAACCCGCAGGTACCGGTACCTTCTTGCTGGCTACCCTACCATGTGTCTACCATCCCATTTACACTCATACCTGACCCTGTACAcagtccccctcccccttcaaGTTCCCTtgcttccctcctccttcctagTTCATCTTGTGCTTCCGTTTCCGAGCAAGCCCTGGACGTCCTTGGGCAGTGCGTACTGGAACAGGGAAGTGAGTTTCCAACAGACCTGCCGGCACACTGTACGATGCCGCGTACTCCCACACTACCTCACTACCGTTTTAAGCACGCGGTTGCAAAAACTTTGATCGAAATCGGACCGGATTCGAGGGTGGATGTGGATTACCGGACATCCATGTCTGTCTTGCCCGTCGTCCTGTTGAGTACTATGTATGCGCATCAGCGATGTGTGGCGGAGCGGTAGCAGAGAAACGCAATGACTGcgtgggaggaaggaaggaagcatgATGTCCAACATGAATACCATTCAGTTAAGGAGAAAGCCTCCGAACCGAATCGATGCCGGGCTATAACATCGCCCCCCTCCCAATGGTAAGACTCTCGGAAGCCTATACATGAGATACTATGGTGAGATGGCAGGTGGTTTCaagggaggaaaaaaaaaaagtacaCACACGaccactttttttttttcgggaAGCCCGATAGTAGTCTTTTCTTGGAACCACTTTGATGGGTAAGGAAAACCCATGGGCCAGGTAGCTGACGATCGCTAACCACACAGTGCTCTGTACAGAAACAGTATGTTTTGCTTGTGATGATTCGTGCCCGATACATCGACAAGGGGGTTCTATTTGGCTCGCAATCACAGTAGACGTCCCACCGCATCGCACCGTCGACTTCAACGGCACGGCATATTCCGTATATGCTGAATACCTGCTAAACGGAGACATCTCCGTCCTTTCTCCCTTGCGCGATATATACTGCGTAATACCGGGCAAAATTTCCCCCCATGTTCATTTTCCATCAGGTAAGTCTTGGGTTTTGCCACTCCAACCCTAGCTGACCAATCGAAGTGCGTAGACAGGTGTTAGGCCAGGGGGCCAAGTAACGGTCCAGGATTCGGCGTACCAAGGCTTTGGTAATGGTAGCAGAGAAAAGTAGGATTTGAGATTCTGATTCGCATGATCGTTAAATGTGGTGACCGCCAGGAACGATTTTGATCGCACTGTTTCTCCGCACGTAAGCATAGTTCACTGATATATTGTTCACACTTACAGACACGACCGAAAAGTTCGGATGGGAGATATAATACTCGCTTGGGTCAAGTTGCGCCTTTTATTAGATCTTCCTGTGTTATGTCCGTTTTCTTCATGTCTTCGTCAAGCACCCAGCGCCTCAATTGAGATAAAAGGGCGCCGAGGCTTGTAtatctccttttccttcacaTCGTTCCTTGTCCCAACTCATCCCACCCGGAAGAAGGTGGGCTATACACCTGCCAGTTGCAAAAGGAACCGAGCACAGAAAGCCTCAACGGTCTGCTGAAGGTGACAAAGCAGCTTCCCGCTTTCAAGGGTATCAGAAGCCAAACGTGGTGTGAGAAGTACACTAGAATTGATCTGTTAAAGCGTCGACTGTCAGCTTTTTGGTCGTCCAAATATCAATAGCCAAGGGGCCCAATAGAGGCAAGTGCCTTACGAAGACAAGTGTTCAGCCGgcgggaggaagaaaaaaaaggagcgAACTCACCCAAAGTCATGCTCATGCTGACATCCGTGTTCTCCACCATCTTGGTGAACTCCTCAAAGCTGATCTTGCCGTCCTTGTCCAAATCCGCCTCCATGATCGTCTTGTCGACAATCTGTTGCAGCTGTTGGTCCTTAAGGTTGCTGCCTACCATCATCTTCAGTACGATAAACAACTCGCCGTTGCTGATGTACCCGTCACGGTCAATGTCGTACACCTTGAAAGCGAACCGCAGCTTCTGCTCCTTGTTGCCTTTGCTCGAGAAGGCGCTTAAGCCGGATACGAACTCTTGAAAGTCGACGTCGCCACCACCGTCTTCGTCGAAGATGGCAATCATTCTGCATAACACCCAAGTCGGAAACCGTTAGTCGCCAGTCTTCACTCTAAATGATGTCGCATATTGTGCCCAGACAGCATTTCCACGCGGAGAAAGCCAGAAGCATGCGATATACTGATATGAGCAAGGGTAGGTATAGGGGTAGAATGTAACGAACCTTGTAGCCAGAGGATTTGTCGATATTTGCGGTAGGCTCAAGAACTCTTCGCGCTCGATGGTACCGGAATTATCCTGTTAAACCAGATCCCGCCCGGTTAGCCAGTTATTCCGACAACAAGCCCACCGTCTTGACCGCTCGACTTATGCTTTTGTTGGCTTGCGACAACAGTTAAGCTGGACAAGATCGCAGGACGGGAATGGATGTGCAAAAACATGCCTTGTCCAACTTCATAAACCTCTTACGCAAGCGGTCAACCTCTTCCCTGTCGACTGTTAAAAAGGGTGTGTTAGTAAAGTGATCTTGACAAGAACTTGCAAGAAAGGCGCATAGCGCTTGTTGATGTAAAGCAGCATGCAATGTGCATCTCCATATCTCTGTGACTTCGTCGTAGAAGAGAGTAACAATTTTGCACCGCTGTCGATGCGACAAAGTTCAGGACATAACGAAGAGTGTAGAGGGTTGTAGGCTTCAACATGTCGCCGAGCGAAACGTACAGTTGGATCCCTGGACAATGTTGTCCAGGACGGAGCTGGTGGTGTTGCCCATGGTTGCTGCTCGTGTTGTGTATTGCTGGACTCTTTCGACCGATGGATATCTGTATTACTGGGTATCAAAGTGCACGGTGGTGTACAAATCGCCGTGCTGAATCGTCGACAAGTTCTCGGTTTGTTCTGTTTCCTTTCCACCGCTGGTTGTCGTGCTCGTGATGATAGCAATGTGCCTGTGCCGAAAGATGCGACGTGATGCGACGCTGAAGCGATCGGATACGAATGGGTCGTGTCGGTAGTCGTCGTCACTTTGGCAAGAAGTTCGGGCGCTGGGTGGTGGGTTAACACTTGAGcagcaaagaaaaaagtgCGAGGCAGGAGGTATTCACAGGTTGGAGGAATTAGGGGTCGACTCCGGGTCGATAAGGGTCTGGACAAGGCAGGAATAAGGCTGAGATGGGATGCCACCAGTGGTGGTTGACAAGTGGTCAAGGTCCAGGTAGCTCGGGCTGTCACTACTAGTCCATAGCTGCAGTGCGGCGCTCGATTGCCTCACCGAACAGCGGGGGCCTCCCATTCACGAGCACTCCTGGGCTGACACCAGCAGAGCAGCAGCCCGCCGCGGCTACTGTCGTCCCGCAGTCGGCAGG is a genomic window containing:
- the cnb-1 gene encoding calcineurin subunit B, variant codes for the protein MGNTTSSVLDNIVQGSNFDREEVDRLRKRFMKLDKDNSGTIEREEFLSLPQISTNPLATRMIAIFDEDGGGDVDFQEFVSGLSAFSSKGNKEQKLRFAFKVYDIDRDGYISNGELFIVLKMMVGSNLKDQQLQQIVDKTIMEADLDKDGKISFEEFTKMVENTDVSMSMTLDQF